A window from Hemicordylus capensis ecotype Gifberg chromosome 2, rHemCap1.1.pri, whole genome shotgun sequence encodes these proteins:
- the TMEM187 gene encoding transmembrane protein 187: MEQLSSRSSRSTVEQEDSCETLRGTAMESSHREPLLHVAGGLVLCVGVAALGVFDGIHTDVGYEHYAEPTVPGFPAVLAMPANCLVNLAYLLLGWYWLPSGGKKGQAHYLQEVFALMAVAYGPVQWVRLWTQCHRAAVLDQWLTLPIFAWAAIWCYFLEHGWQPGTFLAMEVTSLASYSLSLLHPQGFELALAGHIFTVFWRALKVQRLWGNTNSAWIMTLGIVSCLGFVSLKLWDQELAQWTPFRRLTGHFWSKICDVLQFHSAFLFFTQLGRGQLKSQ, translated from the coding sequence ATGGAGCAActaagcagccgcagcagccgctCAACTGTTGAGCAAGAAGATTCATGTGAGACTTTGAGGGGGACTGCTATGGAATCAAGCCACCGAGAGCCACTCTTGCACGTGGCTGGAGGTCTGGTGCTTTGTGTGGGAGTTGCCGCTTTAGGGGTCTTTGATGGAATTCACACAGACGTTGGGTATGAGCATTATGCAGAACCAACTGTGCCAGGATTTCCTGCTGTACTGGCTATGCCTGCCAATTGCTTGGTCAACTTGGCCTACCTACTTCTGGGCTGGTATTGGCTGCCTTCGGGTGGCAAGAAAGGCCAGGCACACTACCTCCAGGAGGTCTTTGCCCTCATGGCAGTTGCATATGGACCCGTACAATGGGTCCGGCTCTGGACACAGTGTCACCGGGCAGCAGTCTTAGACCAGTGGTTGACATTGCCAATTTTTGCTTGGGCTGCAATCTGGTGCTACTTTCTGGAGCATGGGTGGCAACCAGGTACTTTTCTGGCCATGGAAGTGACATCACTGGCAAGCTATAGTCTGTCATTGCTTCACCCCCAAGGATTTGAGCTGGCATTAGCAGGACATATATTCACCGTGTTTTGGAGAGCATTGAAGGTACAGAGGCTTTGGGGCAATACCAACTCTGCCTGGATTATGACTCTGGGAATAGTTTCTTGCCTGGGTTTTGTAAGCCTCAAGCTGTGGGATCAGGAACTAGCACAGTGGACACCCTTCCGCCGGCTCACTGGCCACTTTTGGTCCAAGATCTGCGATGTGCTGCAGTTTCATAGTGCCTTCCTCTTCTTCACCCAACTGGGCAGAGGACAGCTGAAGTCTCAGTGA